GGACCGACGCCCGATTAATGCGCTGAGTGCGCGCCGGTCAGTGGTCGTGGCCGTGCGGCGCGGCGCTTTCGGCGGTGGCTTCGCGGGCTTCGGCGCAGGTGTCGACTTTGAGAAGCGTGTACACCCAGCAGTTGCCGGTAAAGACCGAGACCAGAAACCCGGCGCCAAGTATGAAAAGAATCAATCCGCCGAAGAAGCCCGGCTCGAGGATGATGATGTTCAGCAGAAAGGAGAGGCCGACGAGAAACCTGATGTACCTGTCGGCCGGTCCAACGTTCTGTACCATAGGGAGCGCTCCTTAATCAAAATTTTACTATAAGTAGTATGAATAGAGTTGTCGCTTTACCGGGTGTCATTGCGAGCCCCTGCCGTATCGGGGCGCGGCAATCTCATAAAGCATTTGGTTTTCCAGTGAAAACGCGCCGCCTTTTGAGATCGCCACGTCGGCCTGCGGCCTCCTCGCGATGACATTTTTGTCAGTTGTGCAACAATTCTAATGAAAAAACGATTCACACGCGGTTTCAGAATGCAGAAATCCAGCCCTTTTTGGCAAGAACATTTTTATCTCCATTTGTCAAGCCGCGAGAGTCCCGCCCTTCGCGCCCATTCAACCGCTTCGTCAAACTCGGCGATCGTCGCACGGCGGCGCAGGTCCGCGCACTCCCGCGCCCGGTACTCGGGGCGGTACTGGTCCATCAGATTGAGATAGGTGTTTTCAGACAGTGACGCGAGAAAGGCGATGACCCGGTCGGTTGCTGAAAGATTGTTCGGCAGCACCAGATGGCGCACCAGAAGCCCACGGTGCGCGATGCCGCGGCCGTCGATTTCGAGGTCGCCGACCTGCCGATGCATCTCGCGAAGCGCCTCCATGGCCCGAAGCGGATAATCGTCCGCGCCGCTGAGGCGTTTGGCCGTGTCGGCGTCCATGTACTTGAAGTCGGGCATGTAGATGTCGAACACGCCTTCGATCCGGCGGAGCGTGTCCGCCGAATCGTAGCCGCCCGAGTTGTAGACCAGCGGAACGCACAGTCCCTTCGGCACGGCGATGAGGAGGGCGCGGATGACCGCGTAAACCATGTGGGTGGGCGTGACGATGTTGATATTGTGGCACTCCCGCGATTGCAGTACGAGCATCATGCCGGCGAATTCATCGTATGTAGTCTCGTCGCCATGACCAAGGTGCGAGATGTCGTAGTTCTGGCAGAAGATGCAAAAGAGGTTACAGTGCGTCATGAAGATGGCGCCCGAGCCGCGCTTCCCCACCAGGCACGACTCCTCGCCGAAGTGCGCGTGGGAAGAGGATACGACGGGGAGCATGCCGCTTCTGCATTTCCCGGTTTTTCCGGCGGTGCGGTCGGCCAGGCAACGGTGCGGGCAGAGGTCGCATCGGGCCATGCGTTCGCGCAGCGCGGCCTCGATTTCCGCAAGTCGGCCGGTTTCGTACAGGTGAATATACGATGCTTCCATGCCTTTGGTCGTGGTTATGATTTTCTCCGCGCCGCCATTTCGTCTTTTCTGCGATTAAGTATTTCCTCGCGCCCGGCGGCGAGGGTTTTGTCGCGGTAGGGGGTCGCCTTTACGGAGCTCTGAAGCTCCCCGCGGGCCATCTCGTCGAGCGGCTCGAGGCGAGCTCCCTTCGTCGCCAGCGTTCCCTCTCGCTTGTGCCCCATCGCCGGCCCCCTCCCGATGACGAATCCGGCCTCCATAAGCGCCGCGCGTACCTGGAGCGCGCCGGAATAAGTGGTGAGCGTGCATCCATCATCCGCCACGCGGTAAAGCTCCCGGAAGAATTCGACCGTCCAGAGCTCCGGGTTTTTGGCCGGGGAGTACGGGTCGTGAAAGATGGCGTGGTAGCGCGATGCGATGAGATCACGGACCGTTTTCCTCGCGTCGCCGGTTAGCATCCGTACGGTGAAATTATCTTCGCGCACCTCGCTGTGTCCATTCAGTTTTTTCAGCATCCCGTAGAGCGCTCCCATCTCTCCCTGGAACGAAATACTTTCCATTATTTCAACGGGCGGAAGGTCCTTTTCAAGCGTAACGATTTCGAGTCTTTGGCCCCGTCCGTCCCGTCTGAATTCCGAAAGCAGAGCAAGTGTATTATAGCCGATCCCGAAGCCCACGTCAAGAACGCGCAGTGCGCCCTCATCGCGCGCGAGGATTCCCGAAGGGCGCACGTGCTTGACGAGCGCCTCGGTGTAGGCGCCGGAGTGCGTGTGCATCGCCTGGCCGTACTCGTCGGAATAGAGGGACGGGGTGCCGTCTTCGGTTGGGATGAGGTGGAGTGATTTCATGGTATATGCGGTGTTGGCCGAATTCTAATGATTATAGCCGGTCCATGCGTTCGAAAGATTCCCGGTATTTTTCGGCGAGGTCCACGTATGCCAGCTGGCCGAATGAGAGATAATCGTAATGCCGCTGCTGCAGATCGGCCACCTCGGCCGCCGGTATGCCGCGATATATCTTTTTTCCGGGCAGTGTCATGTTTTTCAGGACCATTGATTTTTCCGCGACTATCGCCCATTCGCCGATAACGCAATTGTCGCAGATCATCGCCTGCATGCCGATAAGCGCACAGTCCCGGATCGTCGCGTTGTGAATCATGGCCATATGGCCCGCTATGACGCGGTTGCCGATGAGGGTCTGTGTCGGGCCATGGATCACGACCCCCTCCTCGATCGCGCACTCGTCACCTATTTCAATCCTCCCGAAATCGCCCCTGATAACGGCGCCGAAGCCGATATAGCACCTGTCGCCGATGCGCACATCGCCTATCACATAAGCATTCGGGGCGATCCATGTCCCCTTGCCGATTACCGGCTTTTTTCCATCAAACGCGTATACCGGCATATACAGTACCTCTGAAAAAATATTTCGCTACCAAAAGGAAAACCGTTTATGCAACCACGCCATTATTTGAAAATGCGGCCGATGATGGCATCCAGACGGCGTACGACATGAGCACGACATGAGCACGACAGGGCAAGAGGCAATAAATGCCATTTCCTCCCCGCCGGACGACGTCACCCTCGAGGATATCATGTACCGGCTCAACGTCATCAACAAAATAAATCGCCGGCGAGAAGTCCTCAAAAACAGCGGAATCCCTGCCATCCACGAGCTCAAGCGGGAAGTCCAGTCGTGGTAATCCGGACCGAGCCCGCCGGGGACTACCGCTGCATGATCTTGATGAATTTATCGAACCGCCCTTTCTCCTGTGCGATCCTGACGCCCATCTCCGTGATGGTGGCCGGGATGGCGGGAATTGATTTCCGCTCGGCCAGATATATCGCTTCGGTCGGACAGCCGGTGACGCAGAGACCGCAGCCGATGCATTCCACGGCGTTGGCGACGGCGATGCCCTCCTTCATCTCGATTGCCTTTACCGGGCAGCGCTCGTCCGCGCAGACGCCGCAGCCGGTGCAGTCGGCACCGCTGACCCGGGCCTCGAAGCGGCTCGGCTCGAAGGCGTGGGGGTGCTTGATCTGTGTCTTGCCGCGCAGGACCGTGCAGCAGCAGGGGCAGCAGTTGCATATCAGGTTGGCCTTTTCCGCGCTGTTGTTGCTGGTGTGGACAAGGCCGGCCTCTTCCGAACGGTCCAGCACCCGCATCCCCTCTTCCCTGGTGATGTGCCGGGCGAATCCGCGCTCAACAAGGAACTCGCCCGCACCCTCGAAGATGAGGCAGACGTCTTTCGGCTTGTCGCATTTTCCCACGCTCGTGCGGCAGGCGCAGTCGGCAAGGGCAATGAAGTTTGCGCTGTTGATGAAGTGTTTCACTTCTTCATAGGGGTGGACGCGGTTTTCCGCCTTTAAAGATTTTTCCACGGCGACGACCCTCATGAGGGGCGTCGGGTTGCCGGCGAACGACGCGCCCAGCGCCTCGTGATGATATTCCTCCCAGAGCCGGCCCAGCCGCTGGTACATCGGCGAGCCGTCGCTTTTCATGAAGGGGAACTCGAACACGCCGGGGATGAGCGGCACCAGACCGTAGATTTTTTTCCCGTCTTTGCTTTTTGAAAAGAGTATCCCCTTGTTCGCCATCGCCTCGAGCCTCTTTTCGGTTTCCGGTTCCGGCAGTGATGCCGCCGCCGCTATTTTACCGATGCTGCCGGCCTTGAAGCTCATGGCTAACGCCACGGCAGCCTCATCGGGGGTGAAGAGAATCTTAAGGATTTCGATGATTGCCTTTGACTTCGGCGCGGTAGTGGGATGCGAATCGAGCACGTCCCTGAGTTGTTCGTACATATCCATGTGAGCCCTCCGATTGTAAATTGTTGTCACCTTCTCGCCGGGCAGGAGGCGTAGCACTTGAAACAGAAATATTGAAAGCCAATAAAACCGGCCTGATACATCATGAAAAAGTCTTTGGACAGGAGCATTTTTTTCTGCTCCTCCGGGGGCTTGTCGGCCCATTTCATCCAGAATCCGATTGTCTTCGCCAGGCCATAGGGCTGCGATGTCATAAGGCATTTTATAAAATCAGTCTGACCTTCCACGTCCAGGGCGGATGCCGGGCAGCTTTCCGCGCAGATGTTGCACCGGGAGCATATGTCCTCCGTCACCGGCGGGTCAGCGGGGAGCGCCAGGTCGGTCAGTATCGCCATGAAAAGCACGCGCGGCCCCAGGCGCGGATGGATCACAAGGTTGTGGCGGCCGAACGTGCCCAATCCTGCAGCGACCGCAGCATGCCGCAGGGACACATCGGCCACGCTTCTCTGGTTTTGCGGGCTCAGCTCCAGGGGGTACGAGAGGGGCACGGTCATGGCGCGGGCGCCGCATTTTGTTTCGAGAAACCTGGCCATCTTGTAGCTGGTTGCCCGGGCGAATTCCATGATGTCCAGACGGCCGTTCATGGCGACCTGGGGATTGGGGCTGTCTACATGGGACATTTCCTTGACGCATAAGACCACGATGGATTTCGCTTCAGGAAAAAGCGTCTCGATTTTCGGGCCCTGGGGGCTGTTGTAGTCGGATACTGCGGCAAATCCCGCGTCATCCACTCCGCAACTCATGGCGTATTTTCGTATTTCTTCTTTCATAGCCGCTCACCCTGATTGATGGTTTTGGTGTGTCCGGAGATTTTAATGCCCATTATCATTTAATAACACAACCGAACAGCATATCCTTGAAAACAACCAGGGGCGCAACGCTCCTCGACAGCTTCATGTCGATGAGGGCGCCTTCCCAGCCGTTCAGGATGAACATGGCAAGATTGCCGGCGCTCATGCTCCGGTCGATCTGGCCTTGTTCCTGCGCTTCCATAATGCACGCGCGGAGAGATGAGCGCATTTTGGAATATGCCTCGTTTAATTTCTCCCTGAGAGGTTCGCTCAAACCGCTCATCTCCTGCGCCAGGTTGCCGATGGGACAGCCGCTGAAGAATCGGGTGCCCCTATAAAATTGACAGCTGTCTTCGAAAAAGCGTTTGAGCCTGTCCAGGGGGAGGCTGCCTGTGTCACTCAGATATTTGTCGAACATGGCGGAAATGTATTTACTGTAATGGTCCACCAGGGCCCGGCCGAAATCCTCTTTGCTTTTAAAGTAAAAATAGAATGAGCCCTTTGGCACGGACGAGGCGTCAAGGATTTCCTGGATTCCCGTGCTTGCGAATCCTTTGGAATGGACAAGTTTTGCTCCATTAGTGAGGATGAGTTGTCTGGTGTCTTCTCTGGCCATGCAGGATCTCCACGATGAGAGTAGTAGACCGGTCGTCTATAAATTGTCAAGCATATTTATAATATTTTGGGAAAGTTCCCACTCCCCGGGACGCGTTTTCTCCCGACCCGAGTCCCACTGCCGGAAGTGCTCCCCCAGGCAATAAATGCGGAAATTTTTTCGATGATCCGTACCATTTTCTCCAGTCAAGGGCGTTTGGCATAATGACTCCCGTAAATACGCATACGATACCATAAGGCCGGGCATCGTGCCATCATCTCGTCTATGATTTTACGGCTTGACTTCTCGACTTGCTTCTGGCGTACTCCCTTCGAATTCTTGATGGTTACTCCTTGGTTTTATGGGAACCTCTATAATCAGTTTTTCGAAGTTCCCCCGTGGGTGCAACCGCTGGTGATATCAGGACTTACGATTATTTTAATAATGAATGTCCTGATTTTTCGAGGTACCCTTGGTATAATCCCAACCATGAATCACGGGTAATCGCCATGAATATCCACAAAACAGGGACGAGCCCATGAACATGTCACCGGGGAAAATTATTTTCCCGGTGAAATAACGGAGATGGAGAAAACATGAAAAAACAGATCATGCAGGGGAATGCAGCGATTGCAAGGGCCGCTTCGGACGCGGGAGTGAAGGTGGCGGCAGCCTACCCGGGAACGCCGAGTTCCGAAATTTTGAGAGATATAGCAAATACATACCCCGAGATATTTTCCGAATGGGCGCCCAACGAGAAGGTTGCCCTTGAAGTGGCAAGTGGCGCCTCATTCGCGGGCGCAAGGGCTCTCGCCTGCATGAAGCACGTGGGACTGAACGTTGCCGCGGATCCACTCATGACGCTCGCGTATACCGGTGTCAAAGGCGGGTTGGTGATACTTGTGGCTGACGACCCATACAGTCACAGCTCCCAAAACGAACAGGACAGCCGGCATTGGACCCGTTTCGGCAAGGTTCCCATGTTGGAGCCGGGAGACTCGCAGGAGTGCTACGATTTTGTGAAAATCGCCTTTGATCTCAGCGAGCAGTTTGACTCGCTTGTTCTGGTAAGGTCGGAAACCAGGGTATCTCACTCGGATACGGTGGTTGAGTTCGGGGAACGGGTGGAGCCGGCCGAACCGGCTGGGCTGGACAGGAAAGAGTGGCAGAAATACGTCATGGTGCCCATGAATGTCCGTGCGGCGCGAATAAAAGTCGAGGAGAGAATACGGAAACTTGAGGCCTTCGCTGATGAGTTCAAACACAACAAAATGGAGTTGAAAGATACGAAGATCGGCTTCATCTCAAGCGGCGTAACTTACAACTACACCAAAGAAATCTTCCCCGAATGGTCCAGCCTCAAACTCGGCATGGTATGGCCGTTGCCGAAAAAGATGATCGCGGAGTTCTTCGAAAAGGTGGAAAAGGTTGTCATAGTCGAAGAACTTGACCCTTTCTTCGAGACCGAGATCAGGGCAATGGGCTACAAGCCTTTCCGCGGGAAAGATGTCATACCCGTCATGTACGAACTGTCGCCGGACATTATCGAAAAAGCCCTGAAAGGGAATGAGTACAGGGAGCCGGAGACTCGCGTGAAACCGGAAGATCTTCCAAGAAGGCCGCCGAACCTCTGCGCGGGTTGCTCCCATAGGCCGCTTTTTTACGCGCTCAACAGGCTTGGAGCCTTCGTATT
The DNA window shown above is from Spirochaetota bacterium and carries:
- the iorA gene encoding indolepyruvate ferredoxin oxidoreductase subunit alpha, translated to MKKQIMQGNAAIARAASDAGVKVAAAYPGTPSSEILRDIANTYPEIFSEWAPNEKVALEVASGASFAGARALACMKHVGLNVAADPLMTLAYTGVKGGLVILVADDPYSHSSQNEQDSRHWTRFGKVPMLEPGDSQECYDFVKIAFDLSEQFDSLVLVRSETRVSHSDTVVEFGERVEPAEPAGLDRKEWQKYVMVPMNVRAARIKVEERIRKLEAFADEFKHNKMELKDTKIGFISSGVTYNYTKEIFPEWSSLKLGMVWPLPKKMIAEFFEKVEKVVIVEELDPFFETEIRAMGYKPFRGKDVIPVMYELSPDIIEKALKGNEYREPETRVKPEDLPRRPPNLCAGCSHRPLFYALNRLGAFVFGDIGCYTLAAAPPLSAIHTTVCMGAGVAQAHGAMKALGKEALGKVCSVLGDSTFLHNGLTPLMDIVYNKGNATTIVVDNRITAMTGQQEHPGTGFTIKGEPTYMVDYEQIGRALGVKSIRNVDPYNIAETMEVLKEEMDKDEPSLVLCVDAPCVLLRREKKQFEYTLYAIDEDKCRGCKICLNINCPAISWHEGAGESTDGHKRKGTVRINPDQCVGCRVCQQLCKFESIKPVKKSQ
- a CDS encoding MnmC family methyltransferase, with amino-acid sequence MKSLHLIPTEDGTPSLYSDEYGQAMHTHSGAYTEALVKHVRPSGILARDEGALRVLDVGFGIGYNTLALLSEFRRDGRGQRLEIVTLEKDLPPVEIMESISFQGEMGALYGMLKKLNGHSEVREDNFTVRMLTGDARKTVRDLIASRYHAIFHDPYSPAKNPELWTVEFFRELYRVADDGCTLTTYSGALQVRAALMEAGFVIGRGPAMGHKREGTLATKGARLEPLDEMARGELQSSVKATPYRDKTLAAGREEILNRRKDEMAARRKS
- a CDS encoding epoxyqueuosine reductase, whose protein sequence is MKEEIRKYAMSCGVDDAGFAAVSDYNSPQGPKIETLFPEAKSIVVLCVKEMSHVDSPNPQVAMNGRLDIMEFARATSYKMARFLETKCGARAMTVPLSYPLELSPQNQRSVADVSLRHAAVAAGLGTFGRHNLVIHPRLGPRVLFMAILTDLALPADPPVTEDICSRCNICAESCPASALDVEGQTDFIKCLMTSQPYGLAKTIGFWMKWADKPPEEQKKMLLSKDFFMMYQAGFIGFQYFCFKCYASCPARR
- a CDS encoding 4Fe-4S dicluster domain-containing protein; translated protein: MDMYEQLRDVLDSHPTTAPKSKAIIEILKILFTPDEAAVALAMSFKAGSIGKIAAAASLPEPETEKRLEAMANKGILFSKSKDGKKIYGLVPLIPGVFEFPFMKSDGSPMYQRLGRLWEEYHHEALGASFAGNPTPLMRVVAVEKSLKAENRVHPYEEVKHFINSANFIALADCACRTSVGKCDKPKDVCLIFEGAGEFLVERGFARHITREEGMRVLDRSEEAGLVHTSNNSAEKANLICNCCPCCCTVLRGKTQIKHPHAFEPSRFEARVSGADCTGCGVCADERCPVKAIEMKEGIAVANAVECIGCGLCVTGCPTEAIYLAERKSIPAIPATITEMGVRIAQEKGRFDKFIKIMQR
- a CDS encoding gamma carbonic anhydrase family protein, producing the protein MPVYAFDGKKPVIGKGTWIAPNAYVIGDVRIGDRCYIGFGAVIRGDFGRIEIGDECAIEEGVVIHGPTQTLIGNRVIAGHMAMIHNATIRDCALIGMQAMICDNCVIGEWAIVAEKSMVLKNMTLPGKKIYRGIPAAEVADLQQRHYDYLSFGQLAYVDLAEKYRESFERMDRL
- a CDS encoding DUF2892 domain-containing protein; the protein is MVQNVGPADRYIRFLVGLSFLLNIIILEPGFFGGLILFILGAGFLVSVFTGNCWVYTLLKVDTCAEAREATAESAAPHGHDH
- a CDS encoding TetR family transcriptional regulator C-terminal domain-containing protein gives rise to the protein MAREDTRQLILTNGAKLVHSKGFASTGIQEILDASSVPKGSFYFYFKSKEDFGRALVDHYSKYISAMFDKYLSDTGSLPLDRLKRFFEDSCQFYRGTRFFSGCPIGNLAQEMSGLSEPLREKLNEAYSKMRSSLRACIMEAQEQGQIDRSMSAGNLAMFILNGWEGALIDMKLSRSVAPLVVFKDMLFGCVIK
- a CDS encoding radical SAM protein; protein product: MEASYIHLYETGRLAEIEAALRERMARCDLCPHRCLADRTAGKTGKCRSGMLPVVSSSHAHFGEESCLVGKRGSGAIFMTHCNLFCIFCQNYDISHLGHGDETTYDEFAGMMLVLQSRECHNINIVTPTHMVYAVIRALLIAVPKGLCVPLVYNSGGYDSADTLRRIEGVFDIYMPDFKYMDADTAKRLSGADDYPLRAMEALREMHRQVGDLEIDGRGIAHRGLLVRHLVLPNNLSATDRVIAFLASLSENTYLNLMDQYRPEYRARECADLRRRATIAEFDEAVEWARRAGLSRLDKWR